One Alphaproteobacteria bacterium LSUCC0719 genomic window carries:
- a CDS encoding DUF6538 domain-containing protein, whose product MVDHFSTYIYQKRGFYYFSRRVPKDVQPLHGKKRIVLALNTRSRAKALKHSQVICQRLDERWLPMRLDAMGLSNVLIDDVKQQTAPLLSEAVGQYLQLKGLGKAKTFHQAALRNAGVVIGQLGDRQLCDYSTVDAGKVRDSLIDRGLSVLSVRRIFTTVKAVINLAIAEHGLDIRNAFAAIYMPEAESKKRVSIPVETIKQIQHSCMEHDDDMRWLIALISDTGMRLAEAAGLHIQNLQLDEDIPYVDIKPHPWRSLKTKGSQRQVPLVGASLWAAQRIKANASSCFAFPRYTDNSRCNANSASNALNKWLHANFRNDIVIHGFRHAMRDRLRAVSCPSEMIDQIGGWSSGKIGEGYGEGFDLKHLHEWIAKLS is encoded by the coding sequence ATGGTAGACCATTTCAGCACGTATATTTACCAGAAGCGTGGCTTTTACTACTTCTCCCGGCGTGTGCCGAAGGACGTACAGCCATTGCATGGTAAGAAGCGCATCGTGCTTGCGTTGAACACTCGTAGCCGTGCAAAGGCTCTCAAACACTCTCAAGTGATATGCCAGCGATTGGATGAACGCTGGCTTCCCATGCGCCTTGATGCGATGGGGCTGAGTAATGTGCTTATCGATGATGTGAAGCAGCAGACTGCTCCGCTGCTCTCAGAGGCTGTTGGGCAGTACCTGCAGCTAAAGGGCCTTGGTAAAGCAAAGACGTTCCATCAGGCAGCACTGCGTAATGCTGGCGTGGTTATAGGCCAGCTTGGTGACAGGCAGTTGTGTGATTACTCCACAGTTGATGCTGGCAAGGTGCGTGATTCACTGATTGATAGAGGGCTATCCGTACTATCAGTCAGGCGTATCTTCACGACTGTGAAAGCTGTCATCAATCTTGCGATAGCAGAGCATGGGTTGGATATCCGCAATGCTTTTGCCGCCATCTATATGCCAGAGGCTGAGAGCAAGAAGCGTGTCTCTATACCTGTAGAGACTATCAAGCAGATACAGCATTCATGCATGGAGCATGATGATGACATGCGGTGGCTGATTGCTCTGATATCAGACACTGGGATGAGATTGGCTGAAGCAGCAGGACTGCACATCCAAAACCTGCAGCTAGATGAAGACATCCCATACGTGGATATCAAGCCTCACCCATGGCGGTCACTGAAGACCAAAGGCAGTCAGAGGCAAGTACCGCTGGTAGGTGCATCGCTATGGGCAGCACAGCGTATCAAGGCAAATGCGTCTTCATGCTTTGCCTTCCCAAGGTACACTGACAATAGCCGCTGTAATGCCAACTCAGCATCCAATGCGCTGAACAAATGGCTTCATGCAAACTTCCGTAATGACATCGTTATCCATGGTTTCAGGCATGCCATGCGTGACCGTCTGAGAGCCGTCAGCTGCCCATCAGAGATGATTGACCAAATAGGTGGATGGTCGTCAGGAAAGATTGGTGAAGGCTATGGAGAGGGGTTTGATTTGAAGCATTTGCACGAGTGGATCGCCAAGCTATCCTAG
- a CDS encoding alginate lyase family protein: MFRVAATVALALSGLVGITSQAAAKPSVFSLQNGFDETYCLLNASRVELPMIFETVIDYTGGNEVASEKAVSDYREYFMALSSRARVSSAAADIARKEIVKISKERRLKWADDWKKNEANAFFFTTSIAAPVAIEVIFQQNSFSNSELEIVIDYLEILNSQLSKTRLVKSNWKTDNKSFDYAVFLYALGVISNENKYKEKAIRIYKRGIKELRNDGSVVKDSGRVGSALHYSNKAVAAMVTLAELALIDDVNLYSFYHKGFSAGAAKKDLRLAITFLLRAAKDEKLIHSYAKQGEREGSTGFKEYSSTRQDKRWLKNDMISWGYYYVRRFPDSDISKQLLENSSFLASGRKGYGEIAGANPRCFVTGKP, encoded by the coding sequence ATGTTTAGGGTAGCAGCTACGGTTGCATTAGCGCTTTCTGGGTTAGTTGGAATAACGAGCCAAGCTGCCGCAAAGCCATCAGTCTTTTCATTACAAAATGGGTTTGATGAGACCTATTGTTTGCTGAATGCAAGTAGGGTCGAACTTCCAATGATTTTCGAGACAGTTATAGATTACACGGGTGGCAATGAAGTTGCGTCAGAAAAAGCTGTTTCAGATTACAGAGAATATTTTATGGCCCTTTCATCAAGGGCAAGGGTGTCCTCAGCTGCTGCAGACATTGCACGAAAAGAAATCGTTAAAATTTCGAAGGAACGGCGATTAAAGTGGGCAGATGATTGGAAAAAAAATGAAGCTAACGCATTCTTTTTTACAACATCTATAGCTGCTCCTGTAGCCATTGAGGTAATTTTCCAGCAAAACTCATTCAGCAATTCAGAACTTGAGATTGTCATTGACTATCTTGAAATTCTAAACAGTCAATTGAGCAAAACGAGGTTAGTAAAAAGCAATTGGAAGACGGACAACAAATCATTCGATTATGCTGTTTTTTTATATGCGCTGGGCGTGATTTCAAATGAAAATAAATACAAAGAAAAAGCAATTCGTATCTATAAACGAGGCATAAAAGAACTTCGAAATGACGGCAGCGTTGTCAAGGATAGTGGGAGGGTTGGAAGTGCCCTCCATTATTCCAACAAGGCTGTTGCCGCAATGGTAACACTTGCTGAATTGGCACTTATAGACGATGTGAATCTATATAGTTTTTATCACAAAGGTTTTAGTGCAGGCGCCGCAAAGAAAGACTTACGCTTGGCAATTACCTTTTTGTTGCGTGCGGCTAAAGATGAAAAGTTAATTCACAGTTACGCCAAACAGGGAGAAAGGGAAGGCAGCACTGGGTTCAAAGAGTATTCATCAACAAGGCAAGACAAACGATGGCTAAAAAACGACATGATAAGCTGGGGCTATTATTATGTTCGACGGTTTCCTGATTCTGACATATCAAAGCAGCTGCTAGAAAACTCAAGTTTTCTTGCTTCTGGTCGCAAAGGATATGGAGAAATTGCAGGAGCAAACCCTCGATGTTTCGTTACAGGAAAGCCCTAG